Sequence from the Microplitis demolitor isolate Queensland-Clemson2020A chromosome 2, iyMicDemo2.1a, whole genome shotgun sequence genome:
TTATTCTCTGGATGATAAATACAGCAAAGATGATGGTGAAGTTCGTGCTCCAAGAAATGCAGCAAATGCACGGGAAAGAGCAAGAATGAGGGTTTTGAGTAAAGCATTTTGTCGTCTTAAAACGACTTTACCTTGGGTACCAGCTGATACTAAACTCAGTAAATTAGATACACTTCGTTTGGCTGCTACTTACATCGCTCATTTACGTGCAGTTCTTCGTGAAGACAATGATAGTCATTTAGATTCAACGAAACCTTTATCTTTGACTCTGGTAAGTTTACAAAATCTTCCACAATCGtagttttcaattttattcttatactgtaaaaaaaaatggtgtaaATCCACACTACCTccgtgttaaatttaactccgaaaatggtgttaaaataacaccgtagcggtgtttaaatttttccgtgtcaaaaaataagtaaatttcttttttcaagtatcagaagtcaaatttaattttaaaaacaagaaaaaatttgagtggttcaaaaattaatgacaagACATATTTACTAATTGATGAAGAAATTGCATGATTATTTGTCTACAATTATATGTTAGTgctattgtataaaatatgagAAATAGATTTCTATGATTCAAATCTTTGCAAACTAAAAtggcgaaaaaaatataattaaattatcaataattgatttatcatttttaaatcaattatgattttataaaaaatatcggttataatataaataaatataagattgttcctgaatatttaattcgatgtaatcaaaaattaatgaaatttgttcagtttaataaaagtgctattttttaaataatgttgtaaaaattttggtgtaaaaatggcTCCCGAGAATTTATACGCCCGTACAGTGTAAAACTACGGTGTAAATTATGCAtccatgtaattttaatacggtgttaatataatttttttacaccatttcGGTTTACtggttataattttgattaatgatcattaaaaatttttaattacttactcAATAACtatatcaattttatcaagATATTAAacagtattttgaaaatttgaatttttttttaccgcaaaattatcataaattacacATTTACATTTgacggtgtaaaaattttaaaatttaacacaatatttggtgtaatttttacaccgtccacttttttttacatcgataattatttgtatctcaattaacgataatttcgtaattttaatagaatattatttttttttctgttttgtaCTCAAAATACTTACTTACACCCTTACACTTCACTAGGACTTAATTAACTCCTTGTGCACAACATTTTAACACCAGTTGGATTACACCACTAAGTAACACGACTAACCGGTGTAAGTTTATTTAACACCGCTTTAGTGCAGtgtttacattaaatttaaaaaaaaaaatttttagaaaataactACGCCAGCAGGTGGATTACATCTCAGTGAGAAATTCTTGAATAAAAGTCATGTATGTTTACTTTTTACCAGGTGGATCGAATCACTGTACATACTCGTTTCgaagttttatttcattaaccAGTTCTGCTATTTCTTGTTATACTTTGatgtgataaaattcaaaaaacttaaaattatttataatttataatttccttacctacactataaaaaattccaattaaattttactatgggtgtattgtaaccccggagcataagaaaactggtacaaaatttacaagtgtctcATAGTAAACATATGCGCATAGATCCCaattgtgtcgtctgcgcataccgtttactatgggatacttgtaaattttgtagcaGTTTTCTTTTGCTCCGGGGTTACAAtacacccatagtaaaatttgttggaaatttttcacagtgtaattaaaaaattaaatcattaaatttctcTTTTTCAGTCATGGCCTTTCgcttatcaaaataataattcgtcTTCAGTTATCGTCAACACAAATTGCACAGTATCATCAACATCTGAAACGTCACATTTcaatcaatattgtcttcgtTCGCAACATGAATCAAATGATGGACGTTACCAGAATTTGTCTAATCGACATAATCATGAGCCACatcaaatttactattaattacataattacatattaattatctcgtgtgtgtgtttttttttcgttttaataactaatatattttgaaacttatttattaatcttttatatgaatttcatgaAAGTTAACTAGtcgaattatatatatatatatatatatatatatttattatatataatttaaaaataatgttttttactatacatatttttatttaatgtaataattgACATCCGGTTGAAAACGGAAGTACTAAAGGATCTGTTGTAGATAAAGATTGACAGAAGGATCAAAAAGACTAAGTTAAATAAACATAGAAAAGAGCCTTTCTGTaaaattgaatgtaaaaaCAATATATCATCTTCCAAAAACAAGCATAACAGTACTTAAAGgtctctatttattttaacgttatctattatattttatttaccacatttttttactcatctTTCGAATCCCTACTTACAAGATTATTGaggtaaaaaatgataattttatcagagttgagtaatttaaattttttttaatgaaaacaatttttttttaatagattgagaaaaaaaataaagaaaatttttgggaaaaaaaatacttgattgAGTATTTTAGTTAATCGAAAGAGAAAGGgtctgagataaaaaaaaaaaagcatttttttgtgattttttttttcaaagtatgttctttattaaaatttttaaaatttgtggcATTGTTAAGCAacatttcaagaatattctgctaaattttcattaaaaaatattgaaaaataagccagtgctagtggggagagacgagttactctaaaaaaaaagtccccaTGCGAGGCAGGATAACTCGTGACTgcatctgaaataaaaaaaccaaaaagatttttttagtatataagtttaaattggatttgaacgaaggattTTTCCTTTCAATAcccacttattttttaattaaacaaaaggagcaatttttggtaaaaatcataattttttgattgcacctttaccaaaaattcaaaaatgaatattttgtttattccttcgttcaaatccatcaaacttatgtgctaaagaaatctttttggtttttttatttcagatgaagcagtcatgagttatcctgcctcgcatggaacttttttttgactcgtctctccccactaccactggcttatttttcaatattttttaatgaaaatttatcagaatattcttgaaacGATGCTTATTAATGCCacaaattttagaaattttaataaagacagtactctgaaaaaaaaatcacaaaaatatcctttttttttctatctcaGACCCCTTTCCCCTTCAAAGCATTCATAGTTCCTCATAGACATTCAGATTAACACAAGCTCTGGTTTAAAATCAGTCACGATACCTTCCACTAATTAACCGTTTAATCTccgaataattttatgaaaatgccccatatttaatataaattgaaaatttcaaataaaaaaattaagaaaattatttcgacTTTAGCGACGAGTGaatgacttgaaaaattgcgaTACTAGCAGTCGTagtttattaaactaattacTTATTACTACAACAACAAgtagtcatgagttatcctgcctcgcatggggactttttttttgcgtaacttgtctctccccactacccctggcttatttttcaatatttttttttgaaaatttagcaggatcttcttgaaatgatgcttaatgacgtcacaaattttaagaatttttataaaaaattttctgtgtaCAGAAGTTCGTCATCCTAAGGACTAATgcagtggaaaaattttgCGGAGTAAATACAGATTAAATCCTGAGTAAATTTCAGTTATGGTATTAATtgcgatagaaaaaaaaataagtttttatacaTCTTACATCTgtcttgtaataaaattaaaaataaaactaaaacttattGTATTTCATTTCCTTGGAGTGataaattctattaaaaatagtattaggTATGAGTGCCGAAGTAAATTGAGTATATTATAATCCTATTTAATACTTAATGACTTTTCGAGATTAGTTTGAGATGCGGAGAACTTCTTTCAGATGTTACTATCGAATCCTGCAACTGGATGCCCGGTGTGACCGATATGACCCCAATATATCTCGTTACAGAGACGAAAATACTCCGAGAATGGCAACGCTAGATGATACTCTGAACTTTTTCgtttttagaaatattattgAGAATTCAATgtgttattgattttttagaaggaaaaaaactgttttatttattttttttttttataaatattgagtaaaaattgtgatgtctattgtttttattagCAGCTTTTTGTGCATCAACTCCTACAGTCACCCCTTagctttgaaaaattaaaaaatttgaaaaacggtTGAATCTATGGACTAATCCCAAAACTTCCCCATGTTTTTGAGTTCAgagagaaaatttatagaaaatgaGAAATTGACAGCAAACAAGAAAATCTATAGGAAATCTTGAATTCACCCTGATAACCAGAGTTTCTGATTAAAAAGTTGATGTACATGAGGTGTGACCAACTTGACGTCAAGTTGTCAACAACTTTCAGCTCTGGTAACTGTTAactacaagttgttaccaacTTTTCCAGACACTTAGCATCAATTTACTGCCGCAATCTGCTgtcaactttctgagaaagttgctGTTAACTTATGGAAATGTCAGTTTTTGCGGCTAATGGCAACAAGTTATAGCAGTGGATTGTCATCAACTTGTTGTCAATTTGGCTATCAGGGATTCTCTGTTTCATCGGGAATCTGTTAAAGAGAAATCTTGATATTTGGGATCTGAATTACCAGGATCTGGATCGTATATACATCAGCATAATCGGAATCTGTACAATTGACATCCGTTAGGACTCTGTATTATCAGTAATACAGATTCCCATTACACAGATTCCTGACGATACAAATCGACTTTCTAAGTTATCAGCCAAAGGTCTACAAAAACTATGGagtattttcaaattcaaatagacggcgccaaaatttaaatatttaaaaatttcaaata
This genomic interval carries:
- the LOC103579678 gene encoding musculin, whose amino-acid sequence is MPRKRRMSTSYLDEEDYSLDDKYSKDDGEVRAPRNAANARERARMRVLSKAFCRLKTTLPWVPADTKLSKLDTLRLAATYIAHLRAVLREDNDSHLDSTKPLSLTLSWPFAYQNNNSSSVIVNTNCTVSSTSETSHFNQYCLRSQHESNDGRYQNLSNRHNHEPHQIYY